The following nucleotide sequence is from Bacteroidota bacterium.
GAACTGTCCGAAGTTATCCAAAGTTATCCGTGCTCAATATGTAAGCAGCCCCAAAAATTGGACAGTTTAAAAGTAGATAATTTCTAACTTTAAATTCTCAAACGACGAAAAAAAACAAATTTACCGAGAGCCAGATTTACTCAATGCTGAAGCAGCAAACGAGTGGCCTAAAGACAGCAGAGCTCTGTCGTCAAAACGGGATAAGCCCAGCAACCTTTTACAAATTTCAGGATTTGAAATTCCAGAAATGCGGTAAGAGCCATTGGTTACTGGAATCCAATTGTAAACAACTGAAAAGAAAATGATTTGCAAAGCAATCGTTGCCAAACTGAAATACAGTTCTCTTACTTGCCCTGCAATGAAACTAAAAAGCAAAGCCATGAATACACAAATGAACATTGCCGCCGGCAAAGCCAACCAATAAGAGAAGCCAAACTTTGTGATTGTGATTGCAGTTGCATAAGCACCAATGCCGTAAAAAACTGCTTGTGCTAAACTCAACAAACCCGACAAACCAACTTTTGATTGGCACTCAACGCAAGCAGAATGTAGATTTCAAGCATTACCGATATGTGGAGTAGGTAGTTCATGCGGTTTGAATCTCTTTAAGTATTTGTTTGAATTCAGAAACTGTTTCTAAAATGTTTTTGGAAGAAATACCGCCAGCAGCATTTAGATGCCCTCCACCATTGAAATATTTAAAAGCAATTTCTTTTACAGATAAATTCCCTTTAGAACGAAATGATGCTCTTACTTTTCCTTCGTTTTCATAAAAGAAAGCGGAAAGTCTTACTCCTTCTATTTTCAAACCAAAGTTTACTACATCGTCGATTTCTGTTTTTCCAACTTTGAATCTCTGTTGTTCTTGGTCTGTCAAATAAATAATGACTGCTTTGGCCGCTTCAATGTGCTCTAACTTTTCAGCCATTACATAACCGTTAAGTTTCATTGTGTTGATTGAATTTGAATCATAAATTAACTCATATACTCTACTCTGATTTGCACCTTTTCTTAGAAGAGTTGCAGCAATTTCATGCAACTCTGGCGTAACTGAATTGAATCTAAAATTGCCTGAATCAGTGATGATTCCGCAATAGAGGCAATCTGCAATTGAGCTATCAATCAAAGGCGTTAAGCCTAACTTTTCAATGAAGTAAAATATTAACTCTGCTGTTGCACAAGCATCGGAAAATGAGAATGCAAATTGACAAAATCCTTGTGGCTCTATGTGATGGTCAATTAAGACTTTTATTGCTACCTTATTTGCTAATAGATACTCCGATACTCCTTCAATTCTTGAAAGGTTATTGAAGTCTAAACAAAAAATAATTTCTGCATTTTCCATTGCTGAAATTCCCAAATCTATTTTGTCTGCAAATGAAATTACCTTATCAGCACCATTCATCCATTTTAGAAATCCCATCATTTGATTGGGTGTTACAACTGATACTTCGTGTTTTGTTTTTGAAAGAATATTAGCAAGAGCTAAAGAAGAGCCAATTGCATCACCATCTGGATTTACATGGGTAAGTATGCAAATCTTCTTTGGAGAAGAAAGCAATTGTGAAATGCTTTCTATCGCTGAATCATCAAACTGATATTTAGATTTTACATTCATGGTCTGTCCTTTCTTAGGTTGTAACTGATGATGCCTTCAGTTCTAAATAATATCACCAGCAACAAAATCAGGAATGTAATTCCATCTTTCCCTTGTGCATCTAAAAACCATTCGACTGAATTTTGTAAAAGTGTCAATGCAATTGCGAAAGCAATTATCATAATCACATTCAATCTTGAAACAAGAATTGCTACAACTGCTGCTGTGAGTGTGATGCTCATTCCCGCTTGTGGGTCAATGCCAACTTCCATTGTTTTCAATATTGCTGCAATGCAAGCCAACATACTTCCTGCAATGAAAACTTTTGTTCTTTCTTTTTCTGTATTAATGCCAAAAATTTTGCTGATAGTTTCATTGTCTGAAACGGATTGCAAAGCCAAATTTGATTTGGTGAGTTTCAAATAAATTAGGAATGTGGCGGTAGCCACAATTCCTATTACTGTTTGAATCATTTGAACTTTTGTGAAAATGATATTGCCAAATTCAAACGAACCTGAAATTGAATTTTCAATTGTCATATTTTCGTTTCCGAAAAGCAAAGCCAAAACATTTACGATTACCACATACAAACCCATTGAAGCAATCAATGAAATACTTTGGTTGTATTGCTTTTTATTGAGTGGTAAGTAAACGGTCTTTTCAATCACCCAAATCAGAATTGCCACAACTGCAATTGCGAAAGCAATTGCAGCAAACCAGTTGTTTGTCTTGGTCAGCATCCACCAACAAGCGAATGCACCTGCTACATAAACGCCTCCATGCGCAAGGTGAAATACCTTCGTGACCCGAAAGATATAGGTGAAGCCAATCGCAACCAAACTGAGTAGCAGTCCTGAAACGATGCTATTAATGAGTATTTGCATTGCAGTTTCCAAATCAAGTGTAAAGGTCTGGCTTGTTTCATTATCCCAAATTATCCAGCTTCAAATTTAAATAGAGAATGGACTACCTTTAACAGCTAAGGTACATAAAAAAAATTAGGATGGCATTATTGCAATTAATGAAGTGTGTTGAAATGGCATACGAGTAGTTACATTCTGACTCATAAAGTAACAATATAAGCAGGAGTAGGACTTTACTCAACCGGGGTGCAAATGGGAGACAAAATTGAACGAATGCTCATTTGGCTGGCTCCAAATTTAGAAAAAGCCCCAATCAATGAAACTTTTCAATATATGCCCAAATTGAGGATCATGACCATATTCGGGAAGCCGTTTTTATTTTGGCTTTTGGTAAATAAAATGAAGTCAGGCCGAAAAGATACTCGTAATTGTCAACGATAACTTGTTCCAATTCCGCTTCACTGTCAAACGGGGACCTAATAAATTTTGTGTCTTTAAATATTATCATATTTTGAGCTATTCACAATAGTTGAGCTATTGCAAAGCATCATCTATATTATAATCCAACATATACATTAATTTTTTCTGACGGGGGGGGGCTAAATAATAACCCGTTAACCTTTAATCCGCTTCCGGTTCATCCGAATCAAATAAAGTTGCATCAAATAACCCTCCTTATAATTTTGTAAAAATGCATGTTTTCCGCTATTTTTTGGCTTAAAGTGTAATTAAGTTTTCCCAAAGCATTTTGAAAATGCGATAATTTTTAAATTATTGACTAAATATTCTCAGTTTTTTCAATTCCGGTATAATTTGTTTAATATGCTATCAAGTTCAAAGGAATGCTTATAATATAAATCCATAATGCCAATTTTTTCTTGAAACAACGCCTTGTCTATACTCAATTCTCTATATTTATTTAATGAAGCTCCATCTAAAGTAAGATTAATAGATATTTTATTTTTATCTACTTCATATTCAACCTGTTTAACCCAGAATGTTGAAGTTACAAGTTTCGCCTTTAAAAACGGAATGGAAATTGTCTCATATTCTCGCGGTAAAACCGGTAAAAAAAGATAAAAAAAGCATAAATTATCAAAATGTTGAATAATCATACAAACTTTAATTTGGTTTTCTTGAAACAACTCAGGTTTCTCAGAATTTAATTCTATTATTTGTTTATAGATCTGTTTAATCCATTTTGTAACTTTAGTTGAATTAGTTTGATACTCTGTTGCGATTTTCTGGATAGTAATTTTTTTGCTTTTTCGGCCATTATAAAAATCTTTTTCAATTAACCATTTTAAAAAGTTTGTATAGGGTTGTTCATCCTCATTAATCAACAATATTTTTGAATAAATAGGCATAGCGGACAAGCAAATGAATATTTCGTAGGTAGTAGGTATATGGATTATTTTGTTTCTCTGCTTTTTCATAGTAATTATTTTTTTGTTAATAATACATCACTGGTACATGAGCATTGCATTTATTAGAAGATAGATGATAATTTTTGGTTTACAAGTTTTTTCGCGGTTTTTACTGTCGGAATATATTGCTCAGGCTCATCTCCGTTCTTTTTCTCATACTTAGCTACTGTCTTCTGGAGGGCTGTATTAATAACCTCTTTAATAAAAATTCTATCCCAGTAGGCTATAGCTTTAAGTTTCTCCAGTAGCTCCTCATTTATTATAAACGTGGCTCTGGTCTCATTCTCTTTATTTCCCTCCTGAGAGCTTTTAGTAATCTCTTTAGTCTGGGTTACTGGTCTCCCCTCTTAGGTTTATTTTGCTGGTCTCGCAGTAGAGAGTTTAAGCCTCCTGTAAAATTCTTTTTACTCATAGTTGTAAATTTAGTGTTTATTTTGTTTACCTACCCCACAGTTTTGCCACACATTTATTGGAATCAGGAACGGATATCCGTTTCATTTAGGATTTGTTGGGGCACACCAGCATACAAACTACAGAGCGTTACACGCATGTTTCAAGAAAAAGCCTCAGCAATGTAGAAAGCCCATTAGACAAATTGATGCGAAATAGTCTGTAAACACTGGAATAGCTTTGCGAAACAAATTTTTCTCAGAAAAACTTAAAATGCGAAAATCGGCAGCTTGATTATCAAGTACTTACAATAAAATTGGTTTTGTGATGGAAGTTTGTATATTCGTATATAAATATGTTA
It contains:
- a CDS encoding branched-chain amino acid ABC transporter permease; the encoded protein is MLSLAQAVFYGIGAYATAITITKFGFSYWLALPAAMFICVFMALLFSFIAGQVRELYFSLATIALQIIFFSVVYNWIPVTNGSYRISGISNPEICKRLLGLSRFDDRALLSLGHSFAASALSKSGSR
- a CDS encoding branched-chain amino acid ABC transporter permease, with the protein product MQILINSIVSGLLLSLVAIGFTYIFRVTKVFHLAHGGVYVAGAFACWWMLTKTNNWFAAIAFAIAVVAILIWVIEKTVYLPLNKKQYNQSISLIASMGLYVVIVNVLALLFGNENMTIENSISGSFEFGNIIFTKVQMIQTVIGIVATATFLIYLKLTKSNLALQSVSDNETISKIFGINTEKERTKVFIAGSMLACIAAILKTMEVGIDPQAGMSITLTAAVVAILVSRLNVIMIIAFAIALTLLQNSVEWFLDAQGKDGITFLILLLVILFRTEGIISYNLRKDRP
- a CDS encoding bifunctional oligoribonuclease/PAP phosphatase NrnA, with protein sequence MNVKSKYQFDDSAIESISQLLSSPKKICILTHVNPDGDAIGSSLALANILSKTKHEVSVVTPNQMMGFLKWMNGADKVISFADKIDLGISAMENAEIIFCLDFNNLSRIEGVSEYLLANKVAIKVLIDHHIEPQGFCQFAFSFSDACATAELIFYFIEKLGLTPLIDSSIADCLYCGIITDSGNFRFNSVTPELHEIAATLLRKGANQSRVYELIYDSNSINTMKLNGYVMAEKLEHIEAAKAVIIYLTDQEQQRFKVGKTEIDDVVNFGLKIEGVRLSAFFYENEGKVRASFRSKGNLSVKEIAFKYFNGGGHLNAAGGISSKNILETVSEFKQILKEIQTA